The Trichoderma asperellum chromosome 6, complete sequence region CCGACGGTTGAGCAACTTGGAGAGTCTCAAATATCCCGTGCGTTAAAATTTCTAAAGAATCTGTCTTTTCTTCAGACAATTTTCGTCTTTTCTTCGCGTGAATTATTTCATGAGGTGCATTGCAATCTAGACTCAGATCTTGAATGCATTTGCGAAGCTCGTCGTCTTGAAATTTCGACGGATGTATTTGCTCTTGGTTGGACTCCTGTGGTAAAGAACCAATGGCCTGTCTAAGAAAAGTTACACACCTCTTGACAATCGTTAGCGTACAATACGTTTGTTTGCTTCAGCCATGCAACCCACCCAAATATCAGTATCCTCTCCGATGACCAAAAACTGCGACGAAAGTAGAATGAGTTCCTGAACAAGCTTCGAAGCTGCAAAGCGACCTATCGTATAGCAGTTTAAAGATGCTCGGGTGATAATCAAAAGGGCCATGCCGTAGATGGACCTCGCCTGCTCGCCTGCTGGAGTCGATTGAACAAGCTCGTCGGGAGGAGAAATCATTTCGCTGCAGAGTAAGATAAGGAGAGCACACGATTTGTCAACGAGCGAGGCACTCGGGTGGTCATTGGTAATCGCAGATTTGATTATATCCATGATCATTTCAATAAGAGGAAGCGGTGTGCATTGAGATGATAGATCCAGTCGCTTTTGGATATGCCGCAAGTCCAGAAAGGAATCTATAAGCCAGGGCCCAGTCTCTAACAATGATACGCTGCTAGAGAACGCCGGATCAGGAGATATCAAGGGGTATGCGAGCACTCTCGCCAAGCTAGACGCTAAACGCAATCCCTGTGATGCGATAGGAATCGAATAAGAAATGCGTTTAGAGGCATGCTCTCGATTCTTATCTAGAATTTGGTCAAGGGCAAAAGATGGAGGAAGCTCCAGATTCGTATTGGGATCTATGTGAGAAGTGGCGAGAGTTGGGCTTTGGAGATGATCAAGGAGCGCTATTTCGATTGGTTGAATATTAGCTCCAGGCTATAGCTATTCTCATTGGGATAACATACAGGTCAATGATGCACGAAGATACAGTCCCAAATACGGAGCTACTTTCCACAGACTCCCTGTGCGTGcaacaagaaggagaatgtACTGTAAAAATCCTTCGATGGAACTATCCAGTTCAAGGCATTGGGGGTGTCCCAAGAGCCTCAATAGCTGTGGCAGAAGCCAAACCCACAGAGGTTCCTGGCCGCGGAATAATAGTCCCCGATTCTCATTCCGATGAAGCAGCACCGATGGCGTTTCCTTGATTGTAAATCGCAAGAAATTGATGGCCTTTTGGGACTCAGTTCGCACATTCGCACGATCAAGAAATGGGTCATCAAGCTTGATGTTTTCAAGAACCACTCGGCAGTATACATAGATGAGCATATGATTGTGCTCAATTCGATCATTTGGTGTTTTGAGGAGGTCAGGATTGTCTTTTACACGTTGAATGATGGCCAAGAGCCCCTTGAGCTCACTATTCTCATCGGGTCGAGAAACTTTCGTAGACGATGCAATGTTTTCCACCAATTGCGCCGCCAGAGTGGACGGCGGAGGGGGGCCGCTCTCGCCTGTATCACCGGCCATATCCACGCACTCGATGGTAGCAACGACAGTCAGAAACTTGAGTCATTGCCAATCTGCCACCGAAGGTGACTGGCGCCGCGATATGGCATCAATGAGCAAATGCTGCCTGGAGAGACGCGACGAGGGGCACGAAGTCGTCGTAGTCAACCGTAGCACGATGCGATGTCACGTGATGGCGTGAATTGCTGAACACCCACTTTTGAGACGCACCTACCCGAGACTGAGAATTAGAAAGCCTTCAAGTGATCTATACCAAGAGTACGCAATAAAATTTGATTGAATTTATGCATTTTACTTTGTGGTTTACTATCTTCTCGATCAAAATTTTGTCTCTCGCATCTCCAAGAATAGAACAGCCTTCAAAACGGCCAATACACGTTAGCACGAGATATCCGATCTGATGTTCAATATATCCAATACCCGGCAAATCAAGTGTTTAAAAACAGATAGCCTCAaacttataattttttttttctatcaaGCTCGCTTCTTTACTCGTATCGAACTCTAATAACGTCGTGTGTCACACCTGCGCTAATGTCAGACCCAATTCAGAGCTCAAAGAATTGTTTAGATTTAGAACAGAGAATATGCAGACCTCCCAGTTTCACGGTGTATGTTATCATGGCTGATCCATAGCTTGCCTCAATCACACCTGTCAAGCAATAATATCGATGCCAtcccattttcttcttttttgctgaTGACTTTGCTGATTTTGTTATTTTATGCAGGTCAAGGAATAGCGTGGCTACTCTCTTTGTTGTGCCGCTCATGTGTATTGGTGCCTCGTGATCATCGTCGTTGCTAAATATCTCGATATCTGCTTGCGGCCTATGTCCCATAAATACGGGTATATCGCATTGATACTCAATTTTTGAAGGCTTATCATCGGGATACGATTGGCCCTAGAGTTGGTCACTACAAGATCAGCTTCCTTTGCACCCTTTCAACGTACCTTGCGAATGAACCAACACATTTCAACGACGACCCAGTCCTCTTCTTTGTCCGACCAGAATCTGTCCCTCAATTTTCAGCAATCATCTTCGTATCTGCTTATTCTGTATACTCACGCTTCATCCCGGTTATGCTTTGCCGGGTCATACTTTGTCAAAAGGCAGGTGCCGTACGATCGCCTGGCGACCCGAGATGCGATCCCTACCAGGGCCATTGCGGGCTGGTAATTTCCTAGACCATAGATGACGGCTCCTTTTACTACTGCAGTAACACCATTCTCTGGCTGAAGTACGCGCACTCTAGAAACGATGACATCGCGAACCCGAGACCTTAGGTATGCATTCTGTCCAAACCCACCAACTAGTACGACTGCCGCAACTTTTTCGTCTGCCATCGAAATTTGCTCCTTTATTAGACATATTATGTCTTTCATAATCGGATCCCATATTTTAGTAGCCATGTCGTCTTGAGATATTGTGAATCGATCACGTTTGAGACCGAGAGATGGATCGACCTTTAGTGTAAGTGGTTCACCCTTTGGAAAAAAATTCCTTTTGAACTGAAGTATGTCAGGCTAATGATAGATATTAGAGTATTTTGGCACAAACATACCGCTTCAAACTCGCTCAACGCAACAACCAGTCGCTCATCTGTCCAATACTTATCTCCATGCATCTGCTTCAAATATCGTCGAAATCTCATGTTGAGCATCGAAGACCCGCATTTCCCTCCAGTGCCTTCCGTAACCTCTCTCATTTGGAGGGGCTGAACTTGAGCAACTTCATATGTTATAAGATCTACCGTACCTCCTCCGGCGTCGCATACCACAAATCTCCTACCAGTTTGTAGGACAGAAGGGCTCAGATATTTGACAGTGTACAGAGCTGCCGCTTCCTTTTATATCGTTAGCACTGCAACAGGCCTATCAAACATGGGTTAAGACAAACAGGTTCTGatataagcttaattttttgCTCTCCGCCGAAGCCAGCGAGTGATGCTGccttttctgtttcttgctTTGCACTATTTGACCATATCGCTGGAACGGTGACAACAACGTCCATCGGCGTCGATTGTACTACGCTGGGCGACAGCTTGTCCTCTAAGACGCTGATAAAGTGAGAATAGAGGAATGATAGATATATCCTTGTTAGCTCCTGCGCAGATTCTCCTTCGTTCTTCGTATCCGATGGTTCATCCAATCTTCTGATACACATGGAATCAGCTCTAGAGGCATATCCAACAATGATGATTGTGTCTCACAACTTGAACAATCTACTTCTCTTCGCCGATTTCGGGATCTGGAACCCCCACTGCCAGCCGGATGCTACTTTCCGCAGCTCTGTTGGAACTTTAGGGCTATTTTGGGACGAACCAACTGACGGCCAGTCGGATAATACGTGCTGAACATCCGGCTTGGAGGCTTTAGCGCGGCACGAAATCTTTGCGTACTACTGCTTGGACTCACCTGAGTCGTATCTGCCCAAGCGACTCCAGAAAAAGTGGTTCCAAAGTCAATAGAGACGActattcttctctcctcgcTCATGCTCAAGCCTCCTAATGCGAAGTAGGTGTCTCCTCTGGGAATTCCCTGTAAGTAGCCGATATGCTTGCGATGTCCCGAGTTTGGGTAGTCGATTGCACTATACACAATGCCTTAGAAGAGAGTCATTGTCTCTAAGTATAGTATGTCACGGACTGGGGGCTGTGGCTTGTTTCTTGATGGTGCCAATGGGATGCTTCCAGTAGACTTTCTCGGACTCCGCCGAAGGGCAGGATGAAAGACAAGCCGGCAACGGGATTCTTATGCCGACCAGGTAAGCCTCCAGCAGTTATACACATAATTATTAGCTTGGCATTGAAACGCCAGCCATGAAGCATAAACGCGCGCTTTTGCGGAACAGGGCACCCTGGACGTGCATGCAGACAGCCGATCCCGAGGCCGGGTATGTGGTGGAGCCCAATGGATGCTTGCTTCGGGCATGAAGAGGCGCCCAGCCAGTTAAGGGGAATATCCACCAATATGACATGGTCAGGCTGCGCACCGACAATTCATCATCTGGTAACCCTATCCAATTGAAGCTATATGGGGTCATTTGTGCTTTTGCCAGGTCACCAAGTCATTGCATTAGGAGTAAGCCATTGGCTAAAAAGAAACCATTACGCACTACAAACAGAACAGGTGGGATCGATGTTGATATTTCCGTCACTGGCTCCATAAACTTCTAGAAACCAACATTGCCCCATCTATTCTTTTCCATACTCACATTACCAAAAACATACCGCAAACAGCACCCTGCATACATAACATCACAGTgttaagagaagaaaggaagcaaTGTCGCCGA contains the following coding sequences:
- a CDS encoding uncharacterized protein (EggNog:ENOG41), which gives rise to MCIRRLDEPSDTKNEGESAQELTRIYLSFLYSHFISVLEDKLSPSVVQSTPMDVVVTVPAIWSNSAKQETEKAASLAGFGGEQKIKLISEPEAAALYTVKYLSPSVLQTGRRFVVCDAGGGTVDLITYEVAQVQPLQMREVTEGTGGKCGSSMLNMRFRRYLKQMHGDKYWTDERLVVALSEFEAFKRNFFPKGEPLTLKVDPSLGLKRDRFTISQDDMATKIWDPIMKDIICLIKEQISMADEKVAAVVLVGGFGQNAYLRSRVRDVIVSRVRVLQPENGVTAVVKGAVIYGLGNYQPAMALVGIASRVARRSYGTCLLTKYDPAKHNRDEAFWSDKEEDWVVVEMCWFIRKGQSYPDDKPSKIEYQCDIPVFMGHRPQADIEIFSNDDDHEAPIHMSGTTKRVATLFLDLHKITKSAKSSAKKKKMGWHRYYCLTGVIEASYGSAMITYTVKLGGVTHDVIRVRYE
- a CDS encoding uncharacterized protein (EggNog:ENOG41), coding for MSEERRIVVSIDFGTTFSGVAWADTTQPDVQHVLSDWPSVGSSQNSPKVPTELRKVASGWQWGFQIPKSAKRSRLFKRLDEPSDTKNEGESAQELTRIYLSFLYSHFISVLEDKLSPSVVQSTPMDVVVTVPAIWSNSAKQETEKAASLAGFGGEQKIKLISEPEAAALYTVKYLSPSVLQTGRRFVVCDAGGGTVDLITYEVAQVQPLQMREVTEGTGGKCGSSMLNMRFRRYLKQMHGDKYWTDERLVVALSEFEAFKRNFFPKGEPLTLKVDPSLGLKRDRFTISQDDMATKIWDPIMKDIICLIKEQISMADEKVAAVVLVGGFGQNAYLRSRVRDVIVSRVRVLQPENGVTAVVKGAVIYGLGNYQPAMALVGIASRVARRSYGTCLLTKYDPAKHNRDEAFWSDKEEDWVVVEMCWFIRKGQSYPDDKPSKIEYQCDIPVFMGHRPQADIEIFSNDDDHEAPIHMSGTTKRVATLFLDLHKITKSAKSSAKKKKMGWHRYYCLTGVIEASYGSAMITYTVKLGGVTHDVIRVRYE
- a CDS encoding uncharacterized protein (EggNog:ENOG41); the protein is MSEERRIVVSIDFGTTFSGVAWADTTQPDVQHVLSDWPSVGSSQNSPKVPTELRKVASGWQWGFQIPKSAKRSRLFKLRLDEPSDTKNEGESAQELTRIYLSFLYSHFISVLEDKLSPSVVQSTPMDVVVTVPAIWSNSAKQETEKAASLAGFGGEQKIKLISEPEAAALYTVKYLSPSVLQTGRRFVVCDAGGGTVDLITYEVAQVQPLQMREVTEGTGGKCGSSMLNMRFRRYLKQMHGDKYWTDERLVVALSEFEAFKRNFFPKGEPLTLKVDPSLGLKRDRFTISQDDMATKIWDPIMKDIICLIKEQISMADEKVAAVVLVGGFGQNAYLRSRVRDVIVSRVRVLQPENGVTAVVKGAVIYGLGNYQPAMALVGIASRVARRSYGTCLLTKYDPAKHNRDEAFWSDKEEDWVVVEMCWFIRKGQSYPDDKPSKIEYQCDIPVFMGHRPQADIEIFSNDDDHEAPIHMSGTTKRVATLFLDLHKITKSAKSSAKKKKMGWHRYYCLTGVIEASYGSAMITYTVKLGGLHILCSKSKQFFEL
- a CDS encoding uncharacterized protein (EggNog:ENOG41), which gives rise to MSEERRIVVSIDFGTTFSGVAWADTTQPDVQHVLSDWPSVGSSQNSPKVPTELRKVASGWQWGFQIPKSAKRSRLFKLRLDEPSDTKNEGESAQELTRIYLSFLYSHFISVLEDKLSPSVVQSTPMDVVVTVPAIWSNSAKQETEKAASLAGFGGEQKIKLISEPEAAALYTVKYLSPSVLQTGRRFVVCDAGGGTVDLITYEVAQVQPLQMREVTEGTGGKCGSSMLNMRFRRYLKQMHGDKYWTDERLVVALSEFEAFKRNFFPKGEPLTLKVDPSLGLKRDRFTISQDDMATKIWDPIMKDIICLIKEQISMADEKVAAVVLVGGFGQNAYLRSRVRDVIVSRVRVLQPENGVTAVVKGAVIYGLGNYQPAMALVGIASRVARRSYGTCLLTKYDPAKHNRDEA